The Clostridioides difficile genome has a segment encoding these proteins:
- a CDS encoding ATP-binding cassette domain-containing protein — MKYDNYEKLLNMSIEEIKENYSMAFDFFLNYNLSNIDDSITLNNLIESLGEEFYITFGIKKEELYIKLVEFLKEFNQDEEKLNIESITINGGYNKLKEKEDISLKIKTGEIISIVGPTGSGKSRLLEDIECLAQRDTPTNRQILINEDIPSDETRFVMDGKLVAQLSQNMNFVMDLTVEEFLQMHSKSRFCKNQDDIVKKCFYCANKLAGEKFELTTKITQLSGGQSRALMISDTAYMSSSPIVLIDEIENAGIDRKEALRLLSKKEKIILISTHDPILALNANKRIVIKNGGISRVISTTNEEVESIKYIENLDNILLDIRHRVRKGEILSRKEIESIVQEEVNEFVGTL; from the coding sequence ATGAAATATGATAATTATGAAAAATTACTAAATATGTCTATAGAAGAGATAAAGGAAAACTACTCTATGGCCTTTGATTTTTTCTTAAATTATAACCTAAGTAATATAGACGATTCAATTACTCTTAATAATTTAATAGAATCTTTAGGTGAGGAATTTTATATAACTTTCGGCATTAAGAAAGAAGAATTATATATTAAATTGGTGGAGTTTTTAAAAGAATTTAATCAGGATGAAGAAAAATTAAATATAGAAAGTATCACTATTAATGGAGGATACAACAAACTAAAAGAAAAAGAAGATATTTCACTCAAAATAAAGACTGGAGAAATTATAAGTATTGTTGGACCTACAGGTTCAGGAAAAAGTAGACTACTAGAGGATATTGAATGTTTAGCTCAGAGAGACACTCCAACTAATAGACAAATACTGATAAATGAAGATATTCCAAGTGATGAAACTCGTTTTGTTATGGATGGAAAGTTAGTAGCTCAACTTTCACAAAATATGAATTTTGTAATGGATTTAACCGTAGAAGAATTTTTACAAATGCACTCTAAAAGTCGTTTTTGTAAAAATCAAGATGACATAGTAAAAAAATGCTTTTATTGTGCTAATAAACTAGCTGGAGAAAAATTTGAATTAACCACAAAAATAACTCAATTATCAGGAGGTCAATCAAGGGCTCTTATGATATCGGATACTGCATATATGAGCTCTTCACCAATAGTTTTAATTGATGAAATTGAAAATGCAGGTATAGATAGAAAAGAAGCTTTAAGGTTATTATCTAAAAAGGAAAAAATAATTTTGATTTCAACACATGACCCTATATTAGCTTTAAATGCTAATAAAAGAATAGTTATTAAAAATGGTGGAATTTCAAGGGTAATATCTACAACAAATGAAGAAGTAGAAAGTATTAAATACATAGAAAACTTAGATAATATTTTACTTGATATTAGGCACAGAGTGAGAAAAGGTGAAATCTTAAGTAGAAAAGAAATAGAAAGTATTGTACAGGAGGAGGTAAATGAATTTGTGGGAACTTTATGA